Proteins encoded together in one Peribacillus asahii window:
- a CDS encoding phosphoglycerate kinase, producing the protein MNKKSIKDVELKGKRVFCRVDFNVPMQDGQVSDDTRIKAALPTISYLVEQGAKVILASHLGRPKGQVVEELRLTPVAKRLSELLDKEVHKVDEAYGEAVLAEVNKLEEGGLLLLENVRFYPGEEKNDPELAKAFAELADVYVNDAFGAAHRAHASTEGIAHYLPAVSGLLMQKELEVLGNALANPERPFTAIIGGAKVKDKIDVIENLLEKVDHLIIGGGLAFTFVKAQGYEIGTSLLEEDKIELAKSFIAAAEAKGVKMHMPIDAVIAPKFAADAEATAVNIDSIPADQMALDIGPKTSELYANIIKESKLVIWNGPMGVFEFDKFANGTKTVAQALADSTDTYSVVGGGDSAAAAEKFGLAEKMSHISTGGGASLEFMEGKQLPGVVALNDK; encoded by the coding sequence ATGAATAAAAAGTCGATTAAAGATGTAGAGCTGAAAGGGAAACGTGTGTTTTGTCGGGTGGATTTTAACGTTCCGATGCAAGATGGACAAGTTTCAGATGATACAAGAATTAAAGCAGCGTTGCCAACGATTTCTTATTTAGTCGAACAAGGGGCAAAAGTGATTCTAGCTAGCCATCTCGGTCGTCCAAAAGGTCAAGTAGTGGAAGAACTACGTTTAACACCAGTTGCCAAGCGATTAAGTGAATTATTAGATAAAGAAGTACATAAAGTGGACGAAGCATATGGGGAGGCCGTATTAGCTGAAGTCAATAAGCTAGAAGAAGGCGGTCTTTTATTATTAGAAAATGTTCGTTTTTATCCTGGTGAAGAAAAGAATGATCCGGAGTTAGCGAAAGCATTTGCCGAGTTAGCAGATGTGTATGTTAACGATGCGTTTGGAGCAGCCCACCGTGCCCATGCATCAACAGAAGGAATTGCCCATTACCTACCAGCTGTTTCCGGCTTGTTAATGCAAAAAGAATTAGAGGTATTAGGTAATGCTTTAGCGAATCCTGAGCGTCCATTCACAGCGATTATTGGTGGCGCAAAAGTAAAGGATAAAATTGATGTAATTGAAAACCTGCTTGAAAAAGTAGATCATTTAATCATTGGCGGTGGATTAGCTTTTACTTTCGTTAAAGCACAAGGCTATGAAATTGGTACATCTCTTCTTGAAGAAGATAAAATAGAACTGGCGAAATCCTTTATTGCGGCTGCAGAAGCAAAAGGTGTAAAGATGCATATGCCGATTGATGCTGTTATAGCACCAAAATTCGCTGCAGATGCAGAAGCGACAGCTGTGAATATTGATAGCATCCCAGCAGACCAAATGGCACTTGATATCGGTCCGAAAACGAGCGAACTATATGCGAATATTATTAAAGAATCGAAGCTTGTTATTTGGAACGGTCCAATGGGTGTATTTGAATTTGATAAATTTGCAAATGGTACAAAAACAGTCGCTCAAGCTTTAGCGGACTCAACTGATACATATAGTGTAGTTGGCGGTGGTGATTCGGCAGCTGCAGCTGAAAAGTTTGGCTTGGCTGAAAAAATGTCGCATATTTCAACAGGCGGCGGCGCATCTCTTGAATTTATGGAAGGGAAACAACTGCCGGGTGTTGTTGCGTTAAACGATAAATAA